Proteins from a single region of Pseudomonas ekonensis:
- a CDS encoding methyl-accepting chemotaxis protein, whose product MSLRNLNIAPRAFLGFAFIALLVIVLGVFAVNRMSIIRQASIDMESTQLPSVTQLAVVTENVLRLRILSFRILVNRDPAGLQEAQTRIGVLVDKVRTAQAAYAALPAGAEERALYQSFATTLDNYLQAQNQMMDLSRQDKVDEMRTLINTRIKDGTDLMGEQLNKLIAINAADAKTASVQAGEHYGSAITGIIVVALIAAVATVLLALLLTRSIVTPLNRAVTAAQTIAGGNLTKAIEVDGKDEPARLLEALAQMQANLRKTIEQIAGSATQLGAAAEELSAVTEEASRGLQQQNDEIEQAATAVNEMTAAVEEVARNAVSTSEASNQSTHAAREGRDQVVKTVDAIQTMTHDVQNTAQMIEGLAAQGRDIGKVLDVIRAIAEQTNLLALNAAIEAARAGEAGRGFAVVADEVRALAHRTAQSTQEIEKMVAGIQNGTGEAVESMQQSNQRTQSTLEMARAAGIALEQITQSIHQINERNLVIASASEEQAQVSREVDRNLVNIRDLATQSAAGANQTSAATHELSRLAVDLNAMVARFVI is encoded by the coding sequence ATGTCTTTGCGTAATCTGAACATCGCGCCCCGTGCCTTCTTAGGTTTTGCCTTCATTGCCCTGCTGGTGATCGTGCTCGGCGTATTCGCCGTCAACCGCATGTCGATCATCCGCCAGGCCTCCATCGACATGGAAAGCACGCAACTGCCCAGCGTGACCCAATTGGCCGTGGTGACGGAAAACGTCCTGCGCCTGCGCATCCTGTCGTTCCGTATCTTGGTCAACCGCGATCCGGCCGGCCTGCAAGAGGCCCAGACCCGCATCGGTGTGCTGGTCGACAAGGTGCGCACCGCCCAGGCCGCCTACGCGGCGTTGCCGGCCGGCGCCGAGGAGCGTGCGCTGTATCAGTCGTTCGCGACCACCCTGGACAACTACCTGCAAGCGCAGAACCAGATGATGGACCTGTCGCGCCAAGACAAAGTCGATGAGATGCGCACCCTGATCAACACCCGGATCAAGGACGGCACCGACCTGATGGGCGAGCAGCTCAACAAACTGATCGCGATCAACGCCGCCGATGCGAAGACCGCCTCCGTCCAGGCCGGCGAGCACTACGGCAGCGCCATCACCGGGATCATCGTCGTCGCGCTGATCGCCGCCGTGGCCACCGTGCTGCTGGCCCTGCTGCTGACCCGCAGCATCGTCACGCCGCTGAACCGTGCGGTGACGGCGGCGCAGACCATCGCCGGCGGCAACCTGACCAAAGCCATCGAAGTCGACGGCAAGGACGAACCGGCGCGCCTGCTCGAAGCGCTGGCGCAGATGCAGGCCAACCTGCGCAAGACCATCGAACAGATCGCCGGCTCCGCCACGCAGTTGGGTGCCGCCGCCGAGGAGCTGAGCGCGGTGACCGAAGAGGCCTCCCGTGGCCTGCAGCAGCAGAACGACGAAATCGAACAGGCCGCCACCGCCGTCAACGAAATGACCGCCGCCGTGGAAGAAGTGGCGCGCAACGCCGTGTCCACCTCCGAAGCCTCGAACCAGTCCACCCACGCCGCCCGTGAAGGCCGCGACCAGGTGGTGAAGACCGTCGATGCGATCCAGACCATGACCCACGACGTGCAGAACACCGCGCAGATGATCGAAGGCCTGGCCGCCCAGGGCCGCGACATCGGCAAGGTGCTGGACGTGATCCGCGCCATCGCCGAGCAGACCAACCTGCTGGCGCTCAACGCCGCCATCGAAGCGGCCCGTGCCGGCGAGGCCGGACGCGGCTTTGCGGTGGTGGCGGACGAAGTGCGGGCCTTGGCCCACCGCACCGCGCAATCGACCCAGGAAATCGAGAAAATGGTCGCCGGCATCCAGAACGGCACCGGCGAGGCGGTCGAGTCGATGCAGCAGAGCAACCAGCGCACCCAGTCCACCCTGGAAATGGCCCGCGCCGCCGGTATCGCCCTGGAGCAGATCACCCAGTCGATCCATCAGATCAACGAACGCAACCTGGTCATCGCCAGCGCGTCGGAAGAGCAGGCGCAGGTCTCGCGGGAAGTGGACCGCAACCTGGTCAACATCCGCGACCTGGCCACCCAGTCGGCCGCAGGGGCCAACCAGACGAGCGCCGCGACCCACGAACTGTCGCGTCTGGCGGTGGATTTGAACGCCATGGTGGCGCGTTTTGTGATTTGA
- a CDS encoding pyridoxal phosphate-dependent aminotransferase, whose product MRYSALTQRIAGEGAAAWRIHDRALELRAEGVDVLLLTVGDPDFDTPLPIIHGAIDSLLAGDTHYSEVRGQHALRTLIARRHQRRSGQAVDADHVIVMPGAQCAVYSVAQCLLDPGDEVIVAEPMYVTYEGVFGACGATVVPVPVRPENGFRVDPADVAARITAKTRAMLLNSPNNPSGASLPLLVWQELAALCIRHDLWLISDEVYSELLYEGEHVSPASLPGMAERTATVNSLSKSHAMTGWRIGWMIGPKTLAGHLVNLSLSMLFGLPDFVQKAAQVALEKDLPEVTRMREEYRLRRDLVCDRLRGCPGLHPVRPDGGMFVMVDVRQTGLGAQAFAERLLEGYGVSVLAGEAFGPSAAGHIRIGLVVDRVKLADACARIALCAAQLLQARTA is encoded by the coding sequence ATGCGCTATTCAGCCTTGACCCAACGGATCGCCGGGGAGGGAGCAGCGGCCTGGCGGATTCACGACCGGGCGCTGGAGTTGCGCGCCGAAGGCGTCGATGTCCTGCTGCTGACCGTGGGCGATCCGGATTTCGACACGCCGCTGCCGATCATCCACGGCGCCATCGACAGCCTGCTGGCCGGCGATACGCACTACTCGGAGGTGCGCGGCCAGCACGCCCTGCGCACCCTGATCGCCCGGCGCCACCAGCGGCGCAGCGGCCAGGCGGTGGACGCCGACCACGTGATCGTCATGCCCGGCGCGCAATGCGCCGTGTATTCGGTGGCGCAGTGCTTGCTCGACCCGGGCGACGAGGTGATCGTCGCCGAACCGATGTACGTCACCTACGAAGGCGTGTTCGGCGCCTGCGGGGCGACGGTGGTGCCGGTGCCGGTGCGGCCCGAGAACGGCTTTCGCGTCGATCCGGCGGACGTCGCGGCGCGGATCACCGCCAAGACCCGCGCCATGCTGCTCAACAGCCCCAACAACCCCTCGGGCGCCAGCCTGCCGCTGCTGGTCTGGCAGGAACTGGCGGCGCTGTGCATCCGCCATGACCTGTGGCTGATCAGCGACGAGGTGTACAGCGAACTTTTGTACGAGGGCGAGCATGTCAGCCCGGCGAGCCTGCCGGGCATGGCCGAGCGCACGGCCACGGTCAACAGCCTGTCCAAGTCCCACGCCATGACCGGCTGGCGCATCGGCTGGATGATCGGGCCCAAGACCTTGGCCGGGCATTTGGTCAACCTGTCCTTGAGCATGCTGTTCGGCTTGCCGGACTTCGTGCAGAAAGCGGCGCAGGTGGCGCTGGAGAAGGATCTGCCGGAGGTGACCCGGATGCGCGAGGAATACCGTCTGCGCCGGGACCTGGTGTGCGACCGTCTGCGCGGTTGCCCGGGCCTGCACCCGGTGCGCCCCGACGGCGGGATGTTCGTGATGGTCGATGTGCGCCAGACCGGGCTCGGCGCCCAGGCGTTCGCCGAGCGGCTGCTGGAGGGTTACGGGGTGTCGGTGCTCGCCGGGGAGGCCTTCGGGCCCAGCGCGGCGGGGCACATCCGCATCGGGCTGGTGGTGGACCGGGTGAAGCTGGCTGATGCCTGCGCGCGGATCGCCCTGTGCGCGGCGCAGCTGTTGCAGGCGCGCACGGCCTGA